The Candidatus Hydrogenedentota bacterium genome includes a region encoding these proteins:
- a CDS encoding 2-oxoacid:acceptor oxidoreductase family protein has product MKKGSLLDFLTLPDRYEMRLSGSGGQGMMLAATILAEAIGADPARNVTQTKSYGPEARGGASKADLVVSPGKIYYPKALKLDLLLAMTQESLDKYYPDLKEGGTLIVDETLVSTVPAESYFSVPLTQLAREEVQNIVVANMIALGAIAAITEVVPAHTLLEAVLARAPRGTEEANRHAVEVGLREGLAHKERGPVSAVAALKTKAKPKSAAKAASAILFPQLQCEQGLT; this is encoded by the coding sequence ATGAAGAAGGGTTCCTTGCTCGACTTCCTGACGCTGCCTGACCGGTACGAAATGCGCTTGTCGGGTTCCGGCGGACAAGGCATGATGCTCGCGGCTACGATTCTCGCCGAGGCCATCGGCGCGGACCCCGCCAGAAACGTCACGCAGACGAAGTCCTACGGTCCCGAGGCCCGCGGCGGCGCTTCCAAGGCCGACCTGGTTGTCTCCCCGGGCAAAATCTATTATCCGAAGGCCCTCAAGCTGGACCTGCTCCTGGCCATGACCCAGGAGTCTCTGGACAAGTATTATCCCGACCTGAAAGAAGGCGGAACCCTGATTGTGGACGAGACGCTCGTCTCCACCGTTCCGGCTGAAAGCTACTTCAGTGTGCCCCTGACTCAGTTGGCCCGCGAGGAAGTACAGAACATCGTGGTGGCGAACATGATCGCGCTCGGGGCGATTGCAGCCATCACGGAGGTCGTGCCCGCGCACACGCTGCTCGAAGCGGTGCTCGCCCGGGCGCCGCGCGGCACGGAAGAAGCGAACCGGCATGCCGTTGAAGTGGGTCTCCGCGAGGGTTTGGCCCACAAGGAACGGGGACCCGTCTCGGCGGTCGCGGCGCTCAAGACCAAAGCGAAGCCAAAGAGCGCCGCTAAAGCGGCTTCGGCGATATTGTTCCCTCAACTACAGTGCGAACAGGGGCTTACCTGA